In Vibrio tritonius, the following are encoded in one genomic region:
- the rpoB gene encoding DNA-directed RNA polymerase subunit beta, which produces MVYSYTEKKRIRKDFGTRPQVLDIPYLLSIQLDSFEKFIEQDPEGQYGLEAAFRSVFPIQSYNGNSELQYVSYRLGEPVFDVKECQIRGVTYSKPLRVKLRLVIFDKDAPAGTVKDIKEQEVYMGEIPLMTENGTFVINGTERVIVSQLHRSPGVFFDSDKGKTHSSGKVLYNARIIPYRGSWLDFEFDPKDNLYVRIDRRRKLPASIILRALGKTTEEILDIFFEKIHFEVKDQTLYMELEPERLRGETATFDIEADGKVYVEKGRRVTARHIRQLEKDGVKFIDVPVEYIVGKVSSKDYIDEATGEVIVAANQEISLEALANLSQAGYKKLEVLFTNDLDHGPFMSDTLRVDSSSDRISALVEIYRMMRPGEPPTKEAAEALFESLFFSEERYDLSTVGRMKFNSSIGREDAGEQGTLDELDIIEVMKKLISIRNGKGEVDDIDHLGNRRIRSVGEMAENQFRVGLVRVERAVKERLSLGDLDNVMPQDLINAKPISAAVKEFFGSSQLSQFMDQNNPLSEVTHKRRISALGPGGLTRERAGFEVRDVQVTHYGRLCPIETPEGPNIGLINSLSAFARCNEYGFLETPYRRVVDGVVTDEVDYLSAIEEGQFVIAQANAKLTEESTFADELITARQKGESGLHPREHVNYMDVATNQVVSIAASLIPFLEHDDANRALMGANMQRQAVPTLKSDKPLVGTGIERNVAVDSGVTAVAKRGGMIQSVDASRIVVKVNEEELIPGEAGIDIYNLTKYTRSNQNTCINQRPCVMPGEPVSRGDVLADGPSTDLGELALGQNMRIAFMPWNGYNFEDSILVSEKVVQDDRFTTIHIQELSCVARDTKLGAEEITADIPNVGEAALSKLDESGIVYIGAEVKGGDILVGKVTPKGETQLTPEEKLLRAIFGEKASDVKDTSLRVPGSVTGTVIDVQVFTRDGVEKDKRALEIEQMQLKEAKKDLTEEFQILEGGLLARVRSLLIAGGYSEAKLDGLDRKKWLEQTLEDDELQNQLEQLAEQFDELKAEFDKKFEAKRRKITQGDDLAPGVLKIVKVYLAVKRRIQPGDKMAGRHGNKGVISKINPIEDMPYDETGRPVDIVLNPLGVPSRMNIGQILEVHLGAAAKGIGDKINTMVKEQQELAKHREFLQKVYDLGNTRQQVDIASLSDDEVRTLIENLRGGLPIATPVFDGASEKNIKALLKLADLPESGQLTLFDGRTGDAFERPVTVGYMYMLKLNHLVDDKMHARSTGSYSLVTQQPLGGKAQFGGQRFGEMEVWALEAYGAAYTLQEMLTVKSDDVNGRTKMYKNIVDGNHSMEPGMPESFNVLLKEIRSLGINIELEDEE; this is translated from the coding sequence ATGGTTTACTCTTATACCGAGAAAAAGCGCATCCGTAAGGACTTTGGTACTCGTCCACAAGTGTTGGACATTCCATACCTGCTATCGATCCAGCTCGATTCGTTCGAAAAGTTCATCGAACAGGATCCTGAGGGACAATACGGTCTTGAAGCCGCTTTTCGTTCTGTATTTCCAATCCAGAGCTACAACGGCAATTCAGAGCTGCAATACGTTAGCTACCGTCTTGGTGAGCCAGTATTTGACGTTAAAGAATGTCAAATCCGTGGCGTAACTTATTCAAAACCACTTCGCGTGAAATTGCGTCTGGTGATTTTTGATAAAGACGCGCCAGCAGGTACTGTCAAGGATATTAAAGAACAAGAAGTCTACATGGGTGAAATTCCACTCATGACTGAAAATGGTACCTTCGTAATCAATGGTACCGAGAGGGTTATCGTATCCCAGCTGCACCGAAGCCCCGGCGTGTTCTTCGACAGCGATAAGGGTAAGACTCACTCATCAGGTAAAGTTCTTTATAACGCACGTATTATTCCTTACCGTGGTTCATGGTTGGATTTCGAATTCGATCCGAAAGACAACTTGTACGTACGTATTGACCGTCGTCGTAAACTACCTGCTTCAATCATTCTGCGTGCTCTAGGCAAAACGACAGAAGAGATTCTTGATATTTTCTTCGAAAAAATTCACTTCGAAGTGAAAGATCAGACTCTTTACATGGAGTTAGAACCAGAGCGTCTACGTGGCGAAACTGCTACGTTTGATATCGAAGCTGATGGTAAAGTCTACGTAGAAAAAGGTCGCCGTGTTACAGCACGTCACATTCGTCAACTTGAAAAAGACGGCGTGAAGTTCATCGATGTTCCTGTGGAATACATCGTGGGCAAAGTATCGTCTAAAGATTATATCGACGAAGCGACTGGTGAAGTTATCGTAGCTGCTAACCAAGAAATCAGTCTTGAAGCGCTAGCTAACCTATCTCAAGCAGGTTACAAGAAACTAGAAGTTCTATTTACGAACGATCTAGATCACGGTCCATTCATGTCTGACACACTACGTGTCGACAGTTCGTCTGACCGTATTTCTGCATTGGTAGAAATCTACCGAATGATGCGCCCTGGCGAGCCGCCAACAAAAGAAGCAGCAGAAGCGCTGTTTGAAAGCCTATTCTTCTCTGAAGAACGTTACGACCTATCTACTGTAGGCCGTATGAAGTTCAACAGCTCGATCGGTCGCGAAGACGCTGGTGAACAAGGCACACTCGATGAACTAGACATCATCGAAGTGATGAAAAAACTGATCTCTATCCGTAACGGTAAAGGCGAAGTGGACGATATCGACCACCTAGGTAACCGCCGTATCCGTAGCGTGGGTGAGATGGCAGAAAACCAATTCCGTGTTGGTCTTGTACGTGTAGAACGCGCTGTTAAAGAACGTCTAAGCCTAGGCGATCTCGACAACGTGATGCCACAAGATCTGATCAATGCGAAACCAATTTCTGCTGCAGTTAAAGAATTCTTTGGCTCTTCACAGCTTTCACAGTTCATGGACCAAAACAACCCATTGTCAGAAGTGACGCATAAACGTCGTATTTCTGCATTAGGTCCTGGTGGTTTGACTCGTGAACGTGCGGGCTTCGAAGTACGTGACGTACAGGTAACTCACTACGGTCGTCTATGTCCTATCGAAACTCCTGAAGGTCCAAACATCGGTTTGATCAACTCTCTATCAGCGTTTGCGCGTTGTAACGAATACGGTTTCCTAGAAACTCCGTACCGTCGCGTGGTTGATGGTGTTGTTACTGATGAAGTAGATTACTTGTCTGCGATTGAAGAAGGTCAATTCGTTATCGCTCAGGCGAACGCGAAACTGACTGAAGAAAGCACTTTTGCTGATGAGCTAATCACTGCTCGTCAAAAAGGTGAATCTGGTCTTCACCCTCGTGAACACGTTAACTATATGGACGTTGCAACTAACCAAGTTGTATCGATTGCAGCATCGCTTATCCCATTCCTAGAACACGATGACGCGAACCGCGCATTGATGGGTGCGAACATGCAACGTCAGGCTGTTCCAACACTGAAATCAGATAAACCTCTAGTAGGTACTGGTATCGAACGTAACGTAGCGGTTGACTCAGGTGTAACTGCAGTTGCGAAACGTGGTGGTATGATTCAGTCAGTTGACGCTTCACGCATCGTAGTAAAAGTTAACGAAGAAGAATTGATTCCTGGCGAAGCGGGTATCGATATCTACAACTTAACTAAATACACTCGTTCTAACCAGAACACTTGTATCAACCAGCGTCCATGTGTGATGCCAGGTGAACCTGTGTCTCGTGGTGACGTTCTAGCTGACGGTCCTTCTACCGACCTTGGTGAACTTGCGCTTGGCCAAAACATGCGTATCGCGTTCATGCCTTGGAACGGTTACAACTTCGAAGACTCGATCTTAGTTTCTGAGAAAGTTGTTCAAGACGACCGCTTTACCACTATCCACATCCAAGAACTTTCTTGTGTGGCTCGTGATACTAAGCTAGGTGCTGAAGAGATCACTGCTGACATTCCAAACGTAGGTGAAGCTGCTCTATCTAAGCTAGATGAGTCAGGTATCGTTTACATTGGTGCAGAAGTTAAGGGTGGCGACATCCTAGTTGGTAAAGTAACACCTAAAGGTGAAACTCAGCTAACTCCTGAAGAAAAACTGCTACGTGCTATCTTCGGTGAAAAAGCATCTGACGTTAAAGATACTTCTCTACGTGTTCCTGGTTCAGTTACTGGTACGGTTATCGACGTACAAGTCTTCACTCGCGATGGCGTAGAGAAAGACAAACGTGCGCTTGAAATCGAACAGATGCAGTTGAAAGAAGCGAAGAAAGACTTAACCGAAGAATTCCAAATCTTGGAAGGCGGTTTGCTTGCTCGTGTTCGTTCTCTGTTGATTGCTGGCGGTTATAGCGAAGCGAAACTAGACGGTCTAGATCGTAAGAAATGGTTAGAACAGACTCTTGAAGATGATGAACTACAAAACCAACTAGAGCAGTTGGCAGAGCAGTTCGACGAGCTGAAAGCTGAATTCGATAAAAAATTCGAAGCTAAGCGTCGTAAGATCACTCAAGGTGATGATCTTGCTCCTGGCGTATTGAAGATCGTTAAAGTTTATCTAGCAGTTAAACGTCGTATCCAGCCTGGTGATAAGATGGCGGGTCGTCACGGTAACAAAGGTGTAATTTCTAAGATTAACCCAATCGAAGATATGCCTTACGATGAAACTGGTCGTCCTGTAGACATCGTTCTTAACCCACTGGGTGTACCGTCTCGTATGAACATCGGTCAGATCCTTGAAGTTCACTTAGGTGCAGCAGCAAAAGGCATCGGTGACAAGATCAATACGATGGTCAAAGAGCAACAAGAACTAGCTAAACATCGTGAGTTCCTGCAAAAAGTTTATGATCTGGGTAATACACGCCAGCAAGTAGACATTGCTAGCCTATCTGATGATGAAGTTCGTACCTTGATTGAAAACTTGCGTGGTGGTCTACCGATTGCAACGCCAGTGTTCGATGGTGCATCTGAGAAGAACATCAAAGCGCTGCTTAAACTTGCAGACCTTCCAGAATCTGGTCAGTTGACTCTGTTTGATGGTCGTACTGGTGATGCATTTGAGCGTCCTGTAACTGTTGGTTACATGTACATGCTTAAACTGAACCACCTTGTTGATGACAAGATGCACGCTCGTTCAACTGGTTCTTACAGCCTAGTAACTCAGCAACCACTAGGTGGTAAAGCTCAGTTCGGTGGCCAGCGTTTCGGTGAGATGGAAGTTTGGGCACTTGAAGCATACGGTGCCGCTTACACGCTACAAGAAATGTTGACTGTTAAGTCCGATGACGTGAACGGCCGTACTAAGATGTATAAAAACATTGTGGACGGTAATCACTCTATGGAACCTGGTATGCCTGAATCGTTCAACGTATTGTTGAAAGAGATTCGCTCACTAGGTATCAACATCGAGCTAGAAGACGAAGAGTAA
- the rpoC gene encoding DNA-directed RNA polymerase subunit beta' has protein sequence MKDLLNFLKAQHKTEEFDAIKIGLSSPDMIRSWSFGEVKKPETINYRTFKPERDGLFCARIFGPVKDYECLCGKYKRLKHRGVICEKCGVEVTQTKVRRERMGHIELASPVAHIWFLKSLPSRIGLLMDMPLRDIERVLYFEMYVVTEPGMTDLEKGQMLTEEEYLDRLEEWGDEFTAKMGAEAIKDLLQSMDLPAEVEMMREELQTTNSETKRKKITKRLKLVEAFVTSGNKPEWMILTVLPVLPPDLRPLVPLDGGRFATSDLNDLYRRVINRNNRLKRLLELAAPDIIVRNEKRMLQESVDALLDNGRRGRAITGSNKRPLKSLADMIKGKQGRFRQNLLGKRVDYSGRSVITVGPYLHLHQCGLPKKMALELFKPFIYSKLETRGLATTIKAAKKMVEREEAVVWDILDEVIREHPVMLNRAPTLHRLGIQAFEPVLIEGKAIQLHPLVCAAYNADFDGDQMAVHVPLTLEAQLEARTLMMSTNNILSPASGDPIIVPSQDVVLGLYYMTRSKINDKGEGMYLAGPKEAEKAYRTKTATLHARVKVRITETVIDDDGNTTTETKMVDTTVGRAMLWQIVPKGLPYSVINQKLGKKQISNLLNVAYRKLGLKDTVIFADQIMYTGFAYAALSGVSVGIDDMVVPPAKYTEISAAEEEVREIQEQFQSGLVTAGERYNKVIDIWASTNDRVAKAMMANLSSETVINRDGEEEQQESFNSIYMMADSGARGSAAQIRQLAGMRGLMARPDGSIIETPITANFKEGLNVLQYFISTHGARKGLADTALKTANSGYLTRRLVDVAQDVVVTEHDCGTHEGVVMTPHIEGGDVKVALTELVLGRVVAEDVLIPGTEEVLVPRNTLIDEKWCQILNENSVDQIFVRSVVTCDSDFGCCSLCYGRDLARGHMVNQGEAVGVIAAQSIGEPGTQLTMRTFHIGGAASTAAAENSIKAKNKGSVKLHNAKFVTNKEGKLVITSRASELTIIDEFGRTKEKHKLPYGSHLSKGDNDGVEVGDVVANWEAHTLPIITEVAGRIQFVDMIDGVTVSRQTDDLTGLSSSEVTDAAARPSAGKDMRPAIKLVDEKGNDVTIPGTDMPAQYFLPGKAIVNIEDGAEVNVGDTLARIPQKSGGNKDITGGLPRVADLFEARKPKEPAILAEHTGTVSFGKETKGKRRLVITRDGGDAYEEMIPKHRQLNVFEGERVERGDVIADGPESPHDILRLRGVHAVTQYITNEVQEVYRLQGVKINDKHIETIVRQMLRKCTITHAGDSEFLPGEQVEYAQVKIANRDLEAEGKEPARFERELLGITKASLATESFISAASFQETTRVLTEAAVSGKRDELRGLKENVIVGRLIPAGTGFAYHQERQAKREAQKEGPSVEQATDNLAALLNAGFSSDE, from the coding sequence GTGAAAGACTTATTAAACTTTCTAAAAGCACAGCATAAGACTGAAGAATTTGACGCGATCAAAATCGGTCTTTCTTCGCCAGACATGATTCGTTCATGGTCTTTTGGTGAAGTTAAAAAACCTGAGACCATCAACTATCGTACGTTCAAACCTGAGCGCGATGGTTTGTTCTGTGCGCGTATTTTTGGTCCAGTTAAAGACTATGAATGTCTTTGTGGCAAATACAAGCGTCTGAAACACCGTGGTGTTATCTGTGAGAAGTGTGGCGTAGAAGTTACACAAACTAAAGTTCGCCGTGAACGTATGGGTCACATCGAACTTGCTTCTCCTGTTGCTCACATCTGGTTCCTAAAATCACTACCATCTCGTATCGGTCTATTAATGGATATGCCGCTACGTGACATCGAACGTGTACTTTACTTCGAAATGTATGTAGTGACTGAGCCAGGCATGACTGATCTTGAAAAAGGTCAGATGCTGACTGAAGAAGAATACCTAGATCGCCTAGAAGAGTGGGGTGATGAATTCACCGCTAAGATGGGTGCAGAAGCGATCAAAGATCTGCTTCAATCTATGGATCTTCCTGCAGAAGTTGAGATGATGCGTGAAGAGTTACAAACCACTAACTCTGAAACAAAACGCAAGAAAATCACTAAGCGTTTGAAATTGGTTGAAGCGTTCGTTACTTCTGGTAATAAACCAGAATGGATGATCCTAACTGTTCTTCCAGTTCTTCCGCCAGATCTTCGTCCTCTAGTTCCACTAGACGGCGGTCGCTTTGCGACTTCTGATCTGAACGATCTTTACCGTCGTGTGATCAACCGTAACAACCGTTTGAAACGCCTTCTAGAGCTAGCTGCTCCGGACATCATCGTACGTAACGAAAAACGTATGTTGCAAGAGTCTGTTGATGCGCTTCTTGATAACGGTCGTCGTGGTCGTGCGATCACTGGTTCTAACAAGCGTCCTCTGAAATCTCTTGCTGATATGATCAAGGGTAAACAAGGTCGTTTCCGTCAGAACCTTCTTGGTAAACGTGTAGACTACTCAGGCCGTTCTGTTATCACAGTTGGTCCATACCTACACCTACACCAATGTGGTCTTCCTAAGAAGATGGCACTTGAGCTGTTCAAACCATTCATCTACAGCAAGCTAGAGACTCGTGGTCTTGCGACTACAATCAAAGCTGCGAAGAAAATGGTTGAGCGCGAAGAAGCAGTTGTTTGGGATATCCTAGACGAAGTAATTCGTGAACACCCTGTAATGCTTAACCGTGCACCAACACTGCACCGTTTGGGTATCCAGGCATTTGAACCTGTACTAATCGAAGGTAAAGCGATTCAGCTTCACCCGTTGGTTTGTGCGGCGTACAACGCGGACTTCGATGGTGACCAAATGGCGGTACACGTACCGCTAACGCTAGAAGCTCAACTTGAAGCTCGTACACTGATGATGTCGACGAATAACATTCTGTCGCCAGCGTCAGGTGATCCGATCATCGTACCTTCTCAGGACGTTGTATTGGGTCTGTACTACATGACTCGTTCGAAAATCAACGACAAAGGCGAAGGTATGTACCTTGCTGGCCCTAAAGAGGCTGAGAAAGCGTACCGCACCAAGACCGCTACGTTGCACGCTCGAGTTAAAGTACGTATTACCGAGACTGTAATTGATGACGATGGCAATACCACGACTGAAACTAAGATGGTAGATACTACCGTTGGTCGTGCAATGCTATGGCAAATCGTACCGAAAGGTCTGCCATACTCTGTTATCAACCAAAAACTTGGTAAGAAACAGATTTCTAACCTGTTGAACGTGGCTTACCGTAAGCTAGGTCTGAAAGATACTGTTATCTTCGCTGACCAAATCATGTACACAGGTTTTGCTTACGCAGCACTTTCTGGTGTTTCTGTTGGTATCGACGACATGGTTGTTCCACCAGCGAAATACACTGAGATCTCTGCAGCGGAAGAAGAAGTTCGTGAAATTCAAGAACAGTTCCAATCTGGTCTTGTAACAGCGGGCGAACGCTACAACAAAGTGATCGATATCTGGGCTTCTACCAACGACCGTGTTGCTAAAGCGATGATGGCTAACTTGTCATCTGAAACTGTTATCAACCGTGATGGTGAAGAAGAACAACAAGAGTCGTTCAACAGCATCTACATGATGGCCGACTCTGGTGCGCGTGGTTCTGCAGCTCAGATTCGTCAGCTTGCTGGTATGCGTGGTCTGATGGCTCGTCCAGATGGTTCAATCATCGAAACGCCAATCACCGCGAACTTTAAAGAAGGTCTAAACGTACTTCAGTACTTTATCTCAACGCACGGTGCTCGTAAGGGTCTTGCGGATACAGCATTGAAGACAGCGAACTCGGGTTACTTGACTCGTCGTCTAGTAGACGTTGCACAAGACGTGGTTGTTACTGAACACGACTGTGGCACGCACGAAGGCGTTGTTATGACTCCTCACATCGAGGGTGGTGACGTTAAAGTAGCACTGACTGAACTTGTTCTTGGTCGTGTGGTTGCAGAAGATGTTCTGATCCCTGGTACTGAAGAAGTTCTTGTTCCTCGTAACACGTTGATCGACGAGAAATGGTGTCAAATCCTGAATGAAAATTCAGTTGACCAAATCTTCGTACGTTCAGTGGTAACCTGTGATTCTGACTTCGGTTGTTGTTCACTATGTTACGGTCGTGACCTAGCTCGCGGTCATATGGTGAACCAAGGTGAAGCAGTTGGTGTTATCGCAGCTCAGTCAATCGGTGAACCTGGTACACAGCTTACCATGCGTACGTTCCATATCGGTGGTGCGGCATCGACAGCAGCAGCGGAAAACAGCATCAAAGCGAAGAACAAAGGTTCTGTTAAACTGCACAACGCTAAATTCGTAACAAACAAAGAAGGTAAGCTAGTTATCACGTCTCGTGCTTCTGAGCTAACCATCATTGACGAATTCGGTCGTACTAAAGAGAAACACAAACTTCCTTACGGTTCTCACCTAAGTAAAGGTGATAATGACGGCGTAGAAGTTGGTGACGTAGTTGCAAACTGGGAAGCGCACACACTGCCAATCATCACTGAAGTGGCAGGTCGCATCCAGTTTGTTGACATGATCGACGGTGTAACGGTTTCTCGCCAGACTGATGACCTAACAGGTCTATCTTCAAGCGAAGTAACTGATGCAGCAGCTCGTCCATCAGCAGGTAAAGATATGCGTCCAGCAATCAAACTTGTTGATGAGAAAGGTAATGATGTAACGATTCCTGGTACTGATATGCCAGCTCAATACTTCCTACCTGGCAAAGCAATTGTAAACATCGAAGATGGCGCGGAAGTTAACGTGGGTGATACGCTAGCTCGTATTCCTCAAAAATCTGGCGGTAACAAAGATATCACCGGTGGTCTTCCACGCGTTGCTGACTTGTTCGAAGCTCGTAAACCGAAAGAGCCTGCAATTCTTGCTGAACACACAGGTACTGTGTCATTCGGTAAAGAAACGAAAGGTAAACGTCGTCTAGTAATCACTCGTGATGGCGGTGACGCTTACGAAGAGATGATTCCTAAGCATCGTCAGTTGAACGTGTTTGAAGGTGAACGTGTTGAACGTGGTGACGTAATTGCTGATGGTCCAGAGTCTCCACATGACATTCTACGTCTACGTGGTGTTCACGCTGTGACTCAGTACATCACTAACGAAGTTCAGGAAGTATACCGTCTACAAGGCGTTAAGATTAACGATAAGCACATTGAAACTATCGTTCGTCAAATGCTACGTAAGTGTACTATCACTCATGCTGGGGATTCTGAATTCCTACCGGGTGAACAGGTTGAATACGCACAAGTTAAGATTGCTAACCGTGATCTAGAAGCTGAAGGCAAAGAGCCTGCACGTTTTGAACGTGAGCTATTAGGTATCACTAAAGCCTCTCTTGCAACTGAGTCATTCATCTCTGCTGCATCGTTCCAAGAAACAACTCGCGTTCTTACTGAAGCGGCTGTATCTGGTAAACGTGATGAACTACGCGGCTTGAAAGAGAACGTAATTGTTGGTCGTCTGATCCCAGCTGGTACTGGTTTCGCATACCACCAAGAACGTCAAGCTAAGCGCGAAGCGCAGAAAGAAGGCCCTTCTGTTGAACAAGCAACAGATAACCTTGCTGCATTGCTAAACGCTGGTTTCTCTTCTGACGAGTAA